Sequence from the Bacillus sp. es.036 genome:
GCGCAGATAACAGATGCCCGAAGCTTGCGATCAGCGCCCCGCTTCTTTTTCCAAGAAGTACCGCCGCTATTAGGGCTGGAAAGGCATCGAGAGCGATACTTCCAACGGCTGAGGGCATTTTAAGAATCGCGCCAACGACGGAGAGCGCAATGAACATCGCAAGAAGACTTGCGCGTTTTCCAGACATGATTTACTCTCCTTTACGCTTCCCGCCGCGGAACACCTTTGCGCTTCTTGCGTACTCGATGTCTTTTACGTTTAAGCGGAAGTTGATGACGCGTGCGAGCGCGAAGAAGTAGTCAGATAGACGGTTTAAGTATTTCATTGGCACGGTTGGTACGTTTTCTTCTTGCTTCATCAACGTCACAACATGTCGCTCGGCGCGACGTGTGATCGTCCTCGCGATATGGATCGTGGCGGATGGTTTGCTGCCGCCTGGGAGGATGAATTTTTCAAGAGCGGGTGCTTCTTCAATAAATTCATCAATACGCCCTTCCAGGTATGTGATCGATTCTTCTTTTAGCTTTAATTCACGCTTTGGCGAAACGTTCGCAAGGTCCCCACCGCAGTCAAAAAGCTCATGCTGAATTTTTTCAAGGTCATCAATTAGGTCGTTCAACGAATCTTTCCCAAGTTCACTTAGCTCGACAATCGCCTGTCCGACGAAACCGTTCACTTCATCGACCGTTCCATAAGCGTCAACGCGCACGTCGTCTTTATCAACTCTGCCACCGATAATGCTTGTTTTCCCTTCATCACCTGTTCGCGTATAAATTCTCATCCCTTTATCCCCCTTTGATTATTTAAGCTGCTGGTTCAGGCCATACCAGATCACGTCAACGCGGTCAGCTACGGCCGCGAGATCCTGGTACGCCCAGCCGGTTAAATCGCGCCAGTCGCGGTCTTCTTTTTCCATCGGAACAATGCCTTTTGTAATATCCGTGCCAATAATGACAACGGTGCGCTCATGACGCTCACTTTCCCACGTCCGCCAAATTCCAAGTAGCGACTGCCAGATTGCCCGGCATTCTTCAAATCCCGATTCGACCGTTAACCCCTTGAGCCACTGTTCCACGCCTTCAAGAACGACCACATCTCCGTAAAAGCGACTCACATTAAGCGGAATTTTCGTTTGGTCATAAGCCGATTTCCAGCAATGATCTTCGGTTAAGCCGTAGAAGTTCTTCACCCATTTTGTTTTGCCGTTATAGGCACCACCCGTAACGAAGTGCATCGCGCGTCCCTCCTTAGATCTTCTCGTTTCCATTCAAGCTCCACTGCGGAACCGTGCGGAACTTTCCATTCCCAGAACGACCGCTCCTCAGGGGCGTATTTCATTAACAAGTAGCGAATCACCCCGCCGTGCGTCGTAAGGATCACCTTTTTATGCAACTGCAAATTCATTTGTTTCACCATCGCTTGAAAGCCCTGATCAATTCGCTCCGTAAACTGCGCGAAGCTTTCTCCGCCAGGCGGTGCGTCCGCGAGCGGATCGGACACCCAGCTTCGATATTGCTTATCATGTTCAAGATCGGCATACGTTTTCCCTTCCCAATCGCCAAAGAGGATTTCGCGAAAAAGCGGTATCGAAATCGCTTTTCTGTGCGGAAAAAGTCGTTTTGTCGTTTGCATGCACCGGTCCAGGTCACTCGTAAAAATCAAATCATAATCATCCGTCACGTCCGCAAACTCAGCGTCTTCACTAATCGACGGATTCGTCCAACCAATATACGCCCCGCGCTTATTGTCTTCCGTTACACCATGACGAAATAATGTAATAACCACACGCTCATCCATAAAAGCACCTCCATTCCTTCAACGCTTGCGCCAAGCACATCGCCTGTGATGCCGTTAAACCATCTTAGACTATTTCGCTTCATTCCGATTGCCACCACGATCGTGACAGCACTTAATAGTAGCGTCATCCAAAACGCCTCGACTGAAATGAGAAACGTCGCCCCGATGATCAAAAGCCAATAAACTGGGTAGACCCATAAGCATGACCGCTCGATTCCTTTCTGAAAAAAAGCGGCGAGCCCCTTCTCTTTTGCCGGCTGTATCAAAACGAGAAACGCACCCATCACAGTTTTACTAAAAAAGGGAATCAGGATAATAAGGAAATACGAGACGTCCTGCGTCATCTGTGCGATTTCATAGAGAAACAGAAACTTAGCCGCAAGCAGGACGATCACCGATAGTACGCCAAACGCTC
This genomic interval carries:
- a CDS encoding histidine phosphatase family protein encodes the protein MDERVVITLFRHGVTEDNKRGAYIGWTNPSISEDAEFADVTDDYDLIFTSDLDRCMQTTKRLFPHRKAISIPLFREILFGDWEGKTYADLEHDKQYRSWVSDPLADAPPGGESFAQFTERIDQGFQAMVKQMNLQLHKKVILTTHGGVIRYLLMKYAPEERSFWEWKVPHGSAVELEWKREDLRRDARCTSLRVVPITAKQNG
- a CDS encoding cob(I)yrinic acid a,c-diamide adenosyltransferase — protein: MRIYTRTGDEGKTSIIGGRVDKDDVRVDAYGTVDEVNGFVGQAIVELSELGKDSLNDLIDDLEKIQHELFDCGGDLANVSPKRELKLKEESITYLEGRIDEFIEEAPALEKFILPGGSKPSATIHIARTITRRAERHVVTLMKQEENVPTVPMKYLNRLSDYFFALARVINFRLNVKDIEYARSAKVFRGGKRKGE
- the cobS gene encoding adenosylcobinamide-GDP ribazoletransferase, encoding MNLWQGMLINLQFFTVIPIRREIPMGPKQLTRSIQTFPLLGLLQGLLASGLLYGLLQWTPFSTLVATFFVWLFMMVLTGGLHLDGWMDASDAFFSYRDLEKRLEIMNDPRTGAFGVLSVIVLLAAKFLFLYEIAQMTQDVSYFLIILIPFFSKTVMGAFLVLIQPAKEKGLAAFFQKGIERSCLWVYPVYWLLIIGATFLISVEAFWMTLLLSAVTIVVAIGMKRNSLRWFNGITGDVLGASVEGMEVLLWMSVWLLHYFVMV
- a CDS encoding bifunctional adenosylcobinamide kinase/adenosylcobinamide-phosphate guanylyltransferase, which translates into the protein MHFVTGGAYNGKTKWVKNFYGLTEDHCWKSAYDQTKIPLNVSRFYGDVVVLEGVEQWLKGLTVESGFEECRAIWQSLLGIWRTWESERHERTVVIIGTDITKGIVPMEKEDRDWRDLTGWAYQDLAAVADRVDVIWYGLNQQLK